The following is a genomic window from Rhizobium sp. NRK18.
CGGTCAGCTACACGAGCGGATCGCTGGCCACCCCGATGTGACGAACCTCGAAGGGCTGAACGCCCGCAACCTCTCCGCCGACGATATTGGCGGGCGGGCGGTGCAGGCTGTCGCCTCGGACGTCTCCTTCATTTCGCTGAAGCTTGCGCTGCCGCCGGCGCTTTCGCTTTGCCAGCCGGGCGGCTTCTGCGTCCTGCTCGTCAAGCCGCAGTTCGAGGCGGGCAAGCAGGCAATCGGCAAGGGCGGGCTTTTGAAGGATCCCACGCTCGGGCCAACGATCGCCGCTGATATCGAGGTATGGCTTGAAGGCGAGCAGGGGTTTCAAAGCCTCGGCGTCATCCCCTCGCCGATTGCGGGCGGCGACGGCAATCAGGAATTTCTCTTGGCAGGACGGAAAAGATGAGCACCGAAACGGTCACCATCAGCAGGCTCGGCGCACAGGGCGACGGCATCGCGCATACCACGGACGGGCCGGTCTATGTGCCCTTCGCGCTGCCGGGCGAAACGGTCGCCATCGCGCGGGTGAAGACGCAAGGGACGGTGATGTCGCTGGAAGCGCCCTCGCCCGACCGGATTGCGC
Proteins encoded in this region:
- a CDS encoding TlyA family RNA methyltransferase translates to MTADDTTSRRLDQLLVTLGHFETRSRAADAVRRGTVSVDGRKAAKPGQTVAPSATITIDDPAHGYVSRAALKLIAALDHFDLDPAGLHCLDIGASTGGFTQVLLERGAAHVTAVDVGHGQLHERIAGHPDVTNLEGLNARNLSADDIGGRAVQAVASDVSFISLKLALPPALSLCQPGGFCVLLVKPQFEAGKQAIGKGGLLKDPTLGPTIAADIEVWLEGEQGFQSLGVIPSPIAGGDGNQEFLLAGRKR